Proteins from a single region of Punica granatum isolate Tunisia-2019 chromosome 8, ASM765513v2, whole genome shotgun sequence:
- the LOC116188740 gene encoding uncharacterized protein LOC116188740 has protein sequence MRVVPKVWTRLIITFLLIFVIYFVYTSIFVGLLLLCLVFVAHLVGIILAVIPIVASIVGIVYLTVVSALACVVSVLEDVYGRKAMSKSKALLKGKLWSVVGCFVLLILSYVLVEYVIYFACKSYHQENLVMSYLADRLKVNCKSNDIQLRAIPSLAAC, from the coding sequence ATGAGGGTCGTGCCCAAAGTTTGGACGAGGCTCATAATCACATTCCTGTTGATCTTCGTCATTTACTTTGTCTACACCTCAATTTTCGTAGGGCTCCTCTTGCTGTGTCTTGTATTTGTCGCTCACCTAGTCGGGATTATCCTTGCAGTCATCCCAATTGTTGCCTCCATTGTGGGCATTGTCTACTTAACTGTAGTATCGGCCTTGGCATGTGTTGTGTCTGTCCTAGAGGATGTGTATGGCAGGAAAGCAATGTCTAAGAGCAAGGCCCTGCTCAAGGGCAAGTTATGGAGTGTTGTTGGCTGTTTCGTGTTGCTCATTTTGTCCTACGTGCTGGTTGAGTACGTCATCTACTTCGCTTGCAAGTCCTACCATCAGGAGAACCTGGTTATGTCCTACCTCGCGGACCGCCTCAAGGTTAACTGCAAATCCAATGATATCCAGCTCCGAGCAATCCCAAGTTTAGCTGCCTGTTAA